TGCTGCGCGGTATGAGCTCCAGTGTCAGGACCATCGCTGTGCCGGCGGCTAGGCGCAGGCCGGTGGCCAGGGCCGGTGACCACGGCACCTGGGTGCCCGATGTCCACAGCAGGCAGGCCCCCTCGATGAGGGCGCCGAGCACGCACAGTCCTGCTGCCATCCGCACGACGTGTTCGGCCAGACGTACGTCGCCGGTGGCTCCGACCAGGGTGGTGATGACGATGACCAGCGCTCCCACGCTCACCAGGATCCCGGCGTAGGACATCCAGCGTGCCACCGTGGCCGCGGTGTCCGCGAGGGTGGATCCTTCGTCGTCGTCTGAAGCCAGGACAGCATCCAGGCCGGTATCGGGGCCGGCATCCAGGTCGGCACCGATCTCTGTGTCTTGGTCGTTCATCGTGTGCCCGGGCATCTGCGCGTGATCATCAGCGTTCGGGGCCGATTCCGGGGTCGACTCTGTGGCGCTGGCGTCGGTGGGCCTGTCCGAGGATGCTGGCGCAGAGGGTGCCGGGGAGGGGTCTGGGCTGGCTGTGTCGTTGGGGCTGGCTGCAGGTGCCTGGGCGACGCGGAAGGTGATGGTGCCGGACTTGGCGTGGGCGTCGCCGGCGCTGACTTTCCATTTGAGGCCGTAGCGGCTACCGGGCTCCAGGGCCGCGGTGGGGCGGATCTTCCAGGTCACGCCGTCATCGCTGGTATCAGCCTCGACAGGAACCGCCTGGCCGGCAGCGTTGTAGAGGGTGAACCCGTCGCCGGAGGGGGCGGCCGCCTTAGTGAAGGTGACGGTGATCGCCGCCGAGGGGTTCTTCAGAACCGTGCCGTCGGCCGGAGTGGTGGAGACCAGATCCAGGTGAGCGGCGGCCGGGAACGCCACCATCATGCTGGCGAAAACAGCCAGGATCAGCAGCAGCCACCGTCGTGGCCAGGGGGAACGGCCGGGGGAACGGCCGATAGTGGTTCGATCGTTCATGTCGCTCCTTGTCGGAGGGCCAAGGACGGCAGGTGGGACCGCTCAGCGATGTCGGTGTGTGCGTGCAGATGCCGACGACCCAGCTACCGGTGGTCGTGATCCGTGTGAGGTACTGCCGACGTGGTGCAGCCCGCCGGCACAGGGTGCGCGCAGAAAGCTGCCGGGCCACCAGATCCCGCAGATCGGGGAGTGGTGCCTCGCCGCCGGGGCGAGGCACCACTCAGCCCATCAACCCAGGACTGGTCTGCGACCACGTGTTTGAGCAGTGATGGATGCCCGTTCAGACTCAGTGTCGGAAGGGAGCATCCTCAGGCCAGTTCGGTGGCCAGGCTCTTGAGTTCGGCGATTTCCGTGGTCTGTGCGTCGATGACGGTCTGGGCCAGTTGTGTGGCCTGCGCATCGGTGCCGTCGGCGACCTCGGTCTTGCCCATGGCGACGGCACCTTCATGGTGCTTGATCATCATGTCGACCCACATCCGGTCGAAGTCCGCGCCGCTGGCGGCCTCGAGGTCGTCCATCTGCTCACTGGTCATCATGGAGTCCGCGTGGCCGGCGTCCCCGTGATCCATGCCCTCCATGGAATCGCTGCCCTCGGTGCTGGGAGCCGGCTGATTCCAGCTGGACAACAGGCCTGAGAGGGTCTGGATCTCTGGAGCCTGAGCGGCCTTGACCTTTTCGGCCAGGTCCTTGACCTTCGCACTGCTGGCCTTGGTCAGGGCCAGATCGGCCATCTCGACGGCCTGAGCGTGGTGAGGAATCATCCCGCTGGCAAAGGTGACATCGGCGTCGTTGAACCCCACACCCGGTTCTGCACTCCCCGCGCTACTGCCAGCACTACTGGCAGCACTACTGGTGCTGGTGGTGGGGCTGCTGGAGGTCGGCTCGTCGTCGCTGCCGCATCCGCTCAGGAGCAGGCCGGCGATGACGGGCAGGGCGAGGCAGGCATTGAGGGTCTTGAAATTGTGTGCTGTACGCATGCTGATGGAACCCTTCACGTTGAATGTCTCTGCTGGCACTGTGCTGATGAGGAACGCACCTGCGGCCATCGCGCCCGGTGATCGGGTGCGGGCGGCGTGTGCGTGCCTCGGGTCAGCTCAGGTGCGACTGATGCAGAGCTCCTGCAACGAGGGGCCTTGGATCGGCAGGCGGTACTGCCACGTTCTCCACCGGCCAGGGCCGCCGGAGGTCGGCACCGGGTGCAGGGCCAGGACCCACACCGTTCGGCGGGTGCCCAGGGCCAGCATGCTCAGCATCAGCAGCAGCAGCACCACACCTGCACCAGTGAGAACCGCCTGGCACATGGGGGTGCCCATGGGTACCGCCGGGCAGTGACCGGGCACCCAGTCCAGGCACAGCTCATGCCCGGAGACCTGCTCAGTGTGCTCACCACCGGTGTCGGTCAGGACAGCGCCCGCGATCCCAGGCCCCTGCACCGCCTGTTGCCCAGCTGTGCCCCGAACCACCGCGACGCCCGCCTGAGCAACAGATGGGCTGGCGCTCAGCTCGGCCGCCACGGAGGCAACCACATCATCGCCACCCTCGCTGCTCTGGACCCGATCGAGCTGGCTGGTCCGGCTGGTTTGGGCGGTCTGAGCGCTGTCGTTCTGGTGGTGGTCGCCGGAGTGGACGTGTGCGTCACCGTGCTGGGTACCGGTCGGCATGGCGGCGTGTGAGCTGTGGCCTGTGCTGAGAGCGTGCATGGCCAGGACTCCGGCCATGACGGTCCACACCACCAGCAACCCCAGCAGCCCTAGCTGGGCTCGGGCGCCCGCACGCGGGCACGCCCAGGCGGGCAGCCAGACGCCTGGCCCCCCGCCTCGTCGTTCCCCGGTCGCGGACATCGCCTCACACAGTAAGGGCAGAGGGAGGGTGCGCACACCTGGCACGGCTGGCACGGGGGCTCTCGGGGTATTGATGCACGACCGCCGCCGTGGTGCCCGCGTGGGGGTTGCTCGTTCCCCCGGCGCGCGTCCCGGCATGGCGCGAGGCAGGCTGCGCTCACTAGCCAGATGTGGGTGCGGCCGGACACGGGCACAGGGCGCATATCGCTGCATTTATTTGGCCGCAGGGCCGTCAGGCCGATAGGTTCGTCACCGTGCGCAATGTTATTCCTACTGCCAGTCATTGGACGTGGGGTTTGCCGGCTGGGCTGCTGAGCGCGCTGCTCGCGTTGTGCATGGTGGCCTGCCTCGTGCATGACGGGTCCGGATCGAGCGAGCCAGACCCGCGCGTACTGCCGGCCGTGCCCTCGGCGGCGGAGCTCCGCGTGGTGGCCGACGCTCCGATAGGCGACAGCCAGGGCAACCACGCCGGGGAGGGTGGATCGGGGCACTCCCACGGGCCGGGGCCGGGCGGTCCCGGCGGCTGTGAAGTCTCTTCATCTCCGCCAGGACTCACGGTCCACGGCGTTGACCTGGACCAGCATGAGGGTGAGCAGGTAGGCGAGTGGGCGGACGGCGCTGGTAACGGCAACCGGCCCCTGCCAGTACGCCCCCCATGGGGGACGGGGACGTGGGGTCCTGATACCAGCGCCCGCTTGTGTGTCTGGCGGATCTGAGCGGACCAGGCCTCACGTCTTCACCAACTCCCGGCCCTACCTGAGCACGCCTTCGAGGTTGATGGCTGCGGGCCCTGCCCTGCGAGCCATGCCTGCGGGTCATGCCGGCTGTCACCCCGGGCCTTCGTCTGCCCTGAGAGGGAGGCGCCGGTCGGGTGCTGTTGCGAGCAGCACGCTGCTGCCCGGGGCGCCTATGGGGTTGAAGCGGAGTTGGTGCACCCCATTCCCCTATGTCACGGCCGCGTTTGGCGCGGTCAAGGAAGCGATGATGCACACGTTCTCTGTTGCTCAGCCCCTGGATGCCCACGACCTGCAGGTGGCCCCGGGCCAGCTGCTGACCCGTTCGGCCGCAGTCCCCAGTCACTCCCCGGAAGCACTGGTCGGGAATACGCCGGTGCTGTGGATCGATGCCCCGTTCAACGGTGCTGATCGCGGTTTCTGGGCCAAGCTGGAGGGCTGTAACCCTGGTGGGATCAAGGACCGGACCGCCCTGTACATGATCGACCGTGCCCGCCGGCGCGGCGAACTACGCGAGGGCGCCATGGTGATCGAGTCGACCAGCGGCACCCTGGGTCTGGGGCTGGCGCTGGCCGGGACGGTGTACCGGCATCCGGTGACCTTGGTCAGTGACCCGGGGATGGAACCGATCATGCATCGGCTGTTGAGCGCCTACGGCGCCCGGGTGGAAACCGTCACCCGACCCCACCCGGTCGGGGGCTGGCAGCAGGCCCGCCGTGAACGGGTCGCGCAGCTGATGGCCGCCCACCGGGAGGCCTACAGCCCGGATCAGTACAACAACCCGGACAACGTGTCCGCCTACGCGGGGCTGGCCCACGAGCTCATCGCCCAGCTGGGACGCATCGACGTCCTGGTCGCCAGCGTGGGAACCGGCGGGCACTCGGCCGGGGTGGCGCAGGTCCTGCGCCGGTACTTCCCGCAGCTGCGGGTGGTCGGTGTGGACACCATCGGCTCGACGATCTTCGGTCAGCCGGCCCGGCCGCGGGTCATGCGTGGCCTGGGCAGCAGCATCTATCCGGGCAACGTCGCCTACGAGCAGTTCGCCGAGGTCCACTGGGTCGCCCCCACCGAGGCGGTCTGGGCCGCCCGGGCGCTGGCTCGCGCCCAGTACGCCACCGGAGGGTGGAGCGTGGGGGCCGTCGCCCTGGTCGCGGGATGGCTGGCTCGCACCCTGCCCGCAGAGACGCGGATCGCGGCGATCTTCCCCGACGGGCCGCAGCGCTACTTCGACACCATCTACAACGACGACTACTGCATCGCCCACGGCCTGGACCTGGACGTGGCACCACCCCAGGAGCCGGCGCAGATCACCCACCCGCACTCCAGCGAGGTGAGCAGCTGGACCCGGTGCACCACCATCATCAACCCTGCCGCGTCCTCTAACGTCCCGGTGAACCCGGCATGATGGCCACGATCAGCCAGGCCCGCTCCTTCGAGCGGCCGGTGCAACTGCTGTTCCTGAACCAGTTCACCATCAACATCGGTTTCTACATGCTGATGCCGTACCTGGCCGCGCATCTGTCCGGTGACCTGGGCCTGGCCGCGTGGCTGGTGGGCTTGGTCCTGGGCGTACGCAACCTGACCCAGCAGGGGATGTTCCTGATCGGGGGGACCCTGGCTGATCGCCTGGGCTACAAGCGGCTGATCGTGGCCGGCTGCACCCTGCGCACCGTCGGGTTCGCGCTCCTGGGATTTGTCGACTCCTTACCGGCGCTGATCGTGGCCTCAGCGCTCACCGGGTTCGCGGGGGCGTTGTTCAATCCGGCCGTGCGCGCCTACCTGGCCCACGACGCGGGCCAGCGACGTACCGAGGCCTTCGCCGTGTTCAACGTCTTCTACCAGGCCGGGATCGTCATCGGCCCCTTGCTGGGTGTGCTGCTGACCGGGATCTCCTTCCAGCTCACCTGCACCGTGGCCGCGGCCGTGTTCGCGGGCCTGACCGTGTTGCAGGCTCGCGCCCTGCCCGACCGTCGCCCTGAACGAAGCGACCCGGGAACGACAGGATTCTCGGTGCTCACCGACTGGCGCGCGGTGAGCGCCAACCGCGGGTTCCTCCTGTTCTCCCTGGCGATGATCGGTTCCTACGTGCTGTCCTTCCAGGTCTACCTCGTCCTGCCCCTGCAGATCCGGCGCCTGGCTCCCGACGAGCACTCCGCCACTCTCGGGGTCGGGGCGCTGTTCGTCGTGTCCGGGGTCCTGGCCGTGGCCACTCAGGTCCGCATCACCGCCTGGTGCCGACGCCGCTGGAGCCCGGGTCAGGCCATCACCCGTGGCCTGGCCCTGATGGGGGTGGCCTTCACGCCCCTGCTCCTGGCCGATCTGCTCGCCCCCACGAGTGGGCCCGCCGGGGCGGCCACCGGATCCAGGAGCTGGCCGGGCCTGGCACTGGTTTTCATGCCGGTGCTGGCAGCAGCGGTGATCCTGACCCTGGCCACCCTCATCGTCTACCCCTTCGAGATGGACACCATCGTCAACCTGTCCGGTAACCGGCTGGTCGCCACCCACTACGGCCTCTACAGCACCGTCTCCGGGATCGGTATCACCGCCGGGAACCTCGCCACCGGCGCGGCCCTGGACACCGCCGACACCTGGAACACCCCCGCGCTGCCCTGGCTGGCCCTGAGCATCCTGGGCGTCGCCTGCGCCTGGGCCATCCACCGCCTGAGCTGCGCAGGCCTGCTCACCCTCGGCCCTCCTCCGAAAACGCCACTCCGCATGCCCAGCTGAGGAAATCACCGGCTGTGGGATACCCCCCTAGGGGTATCCCACAGCCGGCAGACACGAGGCGATGCTCAGGGAGACGCCCCGGGAAAGGCCCCATGCCGCAGCTCTTCACCCGTCGGCGCGACCCGCCGTAGGCGCAGTCAGGCTGGCTCTGAACGGGCTGGTGCCACCACCGGGTGGACTCCTGAGCGGGCTGGGCTGCGGAGCGGGTCGCGTCCCTGGCCCTGGGCGTGAGGCGGTCGGTTAGATGTGCTGGGTGCGCAGGCGCAGGGCGTTGCTGATGACGCTGACCGAGGACAGGGCCATCGCGGCGGCCGCGATGATCGGTGAGAGCAGAAGTCCGAACGTGGGGTAGAGGACCCCAGCCGCGATCGGGATGCCGGCGACGTTGTAGACGAACGCGAACATCAGGTTCTGGCGGATGTTGCTCATGGTTTTCTGGGAGAGGTGCCGGGCGCGGACGATGCCCAGCAGGTCCCCGCCGAGCAGGGTCACTCCGGCGCTTTCGATGGCCACGTCGGTGCCCGAGCCCATGGCCAGGCCGACGTCGGCCGCGGCCAGGGCGGGGGCGTCGTTGACGCCGTCACCGGCCATCGCCACGACCCTGCCTTCCTCGCGCAGCTTCCTCACGATGTCGCTCTTGTGCTCGGGCAGTACCTGCGCCTCGACCCGGTCGATCCCCAGGCGCCGGGCCACCGCCTCGGCGGTGACCCGGTTGTCGCCGGTGAGCATGACGACCTCGATGCCCTCCTCACGCAGGGCGGCCAGCGCCGCAGGGGTGCTCGCCTTGACGGGGTCAGCGATCGCGAGGATCCCGGCGAGGGCCTGATCGACGCCGACGTAGATGACGGTCCCACCATCGGCGCGCAGCTCATCGGCGTGGGCGTCCAGTCCACGGGTGTCGATGTGGTGCGAGGTCAGGAAGTCGGCGCTACCCAGCACCACGGCGCGGTCCTCGACCAGGCCCTGTACACCTCGCCCGACCGGTGAGTCGAAGTCCCGCACCTCAGGGATGACGAGTTCGCGGTGCCCGGCGGCGTCCAGGACAGCCCGGGCCAGAGGATGTTCCGAGGCGCGCTCGACCCCGGCGGCCAGGCGCAGGACTTCGTTCTCCTCGAAACCGGCCGCGGGCACGATGGAGGTGAGGACGGGGTGTCCCTCGGTCAGGGTGCCGGTCTTGTCCACGACCAGCGTGGTGACCTTCTCCATCCGTTCCAGGGCCTCGGCGTTCTTGATCAGGACGCCGAGCCCGGCGCCGCGCCCGACCCCTACCATGATCGACATGGGGGTGGCCAGACCGAGGGCGCAGGGACAGGCAATGATCAGAACCGCCACAGCCACGATGAGGGCATGGGCCAGCCTCGGGTCAGGTCCGACCAGGGCCCAGACGAGGAACGCGGCGGCGGCGACCGCGATCACCACGGGAACAAAGACTCCGGCGACGCGGTCGGCCATCCGCTGGATCGGGGCCCGCGACCGCTGGGCCTGCGCGACCATCGCGACGATCCGCGCGAGCATCGTGTCGGCACCGATCTTCTCGGCGCGCATGACCAGCGCGCCGCTCTGGTTGATGGTGCCCCCGATCACCGTGTCGCCGGCGGTCTTGGTGACCGGCATCGACTCCCCGGTCACCAGGGCCTCATCGACCACCGACCTGCCCTCGGCCACGACGCCGTCGACGGGGACCTTCTCACCGGGGCGCACCCGCAGCTGGTCACCGATCTGGACGTCCGCCAGGGCGACCTCCTCGTCCGTGCCGTCCGCGGTGAGACGCCGTGCGGTCTTGGGGGTCAGGTCCAGCAGCGCCTTGATCGCGCCGGAGGTCTGCTCCCGGGCCCGTAGCTCCAGGACCTGCCCGAGCAGGACCAGGACGGTGATGACGGCGGCGGCCTCGAAATAGACATCGACGGTCCCCACGGAGGTCATCTCGCTCATCGCCTCGGCCGCGCTCATGTCCTCAGCGGTACGGAAGGAGGCGGGGAAAATACCCGGCGCAAGGGTGGCGATCACGCTGTAGACCCAGGCGACGCCGGTCCCCATCGCGATCAGCGTGAACATGTTGAGGTTGCGGGAGCGGACCGAGGCCCAGCCGCGCACGAAGAACGGCCACCCGCACCACAACACCACCGGGGTGGCCAGCACCAGCTGGACCCAGACCGAGACCGTCGCCGGGATCAGGTCGTGGACCCAGTCGAACAGGTGCCGGCCCATTTCCAGCGCGAACACTGGCAGGGCCAGCACCAGACCGACCCAGAACCGGCGGGTCATGTCGATCAGCTCATGACTGGGCCCGGTGTCCGCGCTCACCGTGACCGGCTCCAGCGCCATCCCGCAGATCGGGCACGCACCCGGACCGGACCGGCGGACCTCAGGGTGCATCGGGCAGGTGTATTCCCCCGCCTGCGCCGCGTTCACGGCAGCGAGGTCGGGCCCAGGTGCGCGATGCCTCACATCGTGGCTCGTTGCGCCCGTGTACTGATCGGGGTCGGCCTCGAACGTGGCCTGGCAATGCGCGGAACAGAAGTGGTAGCTGCCCCCGTCGTGCTGGGCGACGAACGGGCCCGACGGATCGATGCTCATCCCACAGACCGGATCGGTGACGGCCGACAGGCCGATGCTGCCGGGCACCTCGGTGTGACTGCTCATGCCACCCACACTAATCGCATACCCCCAGGGGGTACCAGGGCCTGAGGTATGTGACCCTCGCCTACCGGATGAGCGCGTCAAGCCGTCGGCGTGCGCGGTGCACGCCATCCTTGAACTTGCACACCCCCGACGGTGTTGACGGCTATCGCAGACGCCCCAGGTCAGGACCGTTCCAGACGGTGCCCCAGACGGTGTTCCATAAAGTCGTCCCGGAACGGCCGCACGGTCAGCTTTCGGTGCGGCCGAGTCCGGGACGTGAGGTGGCCTGGGCCGGCGCATCGTGATTGAACTCGACCGGGAGTACGCGACTGCAGATGCGCGCCGTCCTCAAGGAACATGACCGGCGAGGAGGAGGCGGGGACTCACCCCGCGACAGCGTGAGCCACCAGGGTCGAGATCGCCGGGAAGGGTTGGTAGTTCGCTTTATCACGTCCGGGGCGGTGCCCTGGGTGAGACGATCGGGTGGTGCTGATTCAGGTCGTGTACTTCGAGGGCTGCCCGAACTGGCAGATCACCCATCGCCGGTTGCTCACCGCGCTGGAGGCGACCGGGCACGCCGGCGTCACCGTCGACCTGGTCGCGGTGGGCTCGCCTGAAGCGGCTGCCGCCGCCGGGTTCGCGGGTTCGCCGACCGTGCTGGTCGACGGTCGGGACCTGTTCCCCGACGCCGCGCCGGTCACGGAACTGGCCTGCCGCGTGTACCGGAGCCCGCAGGGTTTGAGCGGATCACCCTCTCCCGAGGTGCTGGTCGCGGCGCTGAACGATCTGCCCACCGCAGTGTGAGGACCCCCGCCATGAGCACCACCGACCGTCCCGGGCACGACACGTCGTCATCGCACCTAAGGTGCGGCTGCTGCGGACGCAGTATGCCCGGCGACCGGTTGGCCGAGCTCGGCGACACCCCCGGTGTTCACATCTGCGCCGGTTGCGCCCTCTGGGCCGCGCGCCGCGCCTCTCGCCTGCCTGACCTGCACCGGCTCACCCATGCGGTCGGCCACCTGGCCCGCTGGCGTCCTGGCCGTCAGCGGGGCGCTGGCACGGTGAACTCCACCATCCCGATCCTGCCCAGCGCTGACCTCGACCGCACCATCGCGTTCTGGCAGCACCTCGGGTTCGACGTCGCCGACCGGTACGACGGCTATCTCGTCACCCACGCCGGCGGCGTCGAGATCCATTTCAGCCGCAACCATGACGCCCCCGCCGAAGGGGGCCCGGCCCAGGTCTTCATCCATGTCCACAACGCCGCAGCCCTCTTCGCGCGCCTCACGGGCGAGCACGTCGCCGGGCTGGAGCCCTTGCAGGACCAGGACTACGGACTTCGTGAGTTCGTCATCACCGACCCCGACGGCAACCGGATCCGCATCGGCAGCCCTCTGGACTGAAATCTCCGGCGTCTCACTTCCTTGGAAGTGGACGACGTCCGGTGGGGTCGACGCCGATCGACAACACCCAGGTCAGGGCCGTTCCAGACGTTGTCCCGGACGTGCGTCCGGTGGAGCGCATCCAGCCCCAGAGCTCTGCCTGTGCGTGCTGGTCGACGTCACGGCCCGATCGCTACGGTTTGCGCCCGTATCCGATCTTCAGAGACGAGCTGAGCTGTGAACCTGGGCATCGTTGGGCAGGCCATCGGCCTGTTCGCGGTCACGAACATCGACGACATCCTGGTGCTCGCGTTGTTCTTCGGCCAAGGTGCCGGGCATCCGGGAGCAGCTCGCTCCATCGCGATCGGGCAGTACCTGGGCTTCGCCGCGATCCTGGGCGCTGCGGGCGCGGCGGCCTTCGGGGCCACCTTCCTGCCCGAGTCGGCGATCCCCTACCTCGGACTGGTGCCGCTGCTGCTGGGGCTGCGGGCAGCCTGGGCAGCTTGGACTGATCGCACCGGCATCCAGGATGACGACTCCGAGCCCGCGCAGGATCCACCCCGGGCACTGGAGGTTGCCGGGGTGACGTTCGCCAACGGCGGCGACAACATCGGTGTCTATGTCCCGGTCTTCGCCACCGCCGGCATCGGTGGAATGAGCGTCTACACCGTCGTTTTCCTCGTCCTTGTGGCCGTCTGGCTCGCGGCCGGACGGTACTTCGCCACCCGCCCTATCGTGGCCCGGGCCTTGAGCCGGTGGGGACACATCCTGATGCCGGTCGTCCTGGTCGGCATCGGCCTGGCCATCCTCATCGAGGGCGGCGCCTTCGGCCTGTAAACGGCCCCACCATGAACCTCTGACGATCACCTCATGGTGACGGCATTGTCGCGGGGACGATCATTCACCACGGCAACCCCGGCTCTTGTGCCGCCTCGCGGTCAGCGACGGCCGGCTGCGGTTCCCGAGGCGATCGGGGACTGCGGTGCCGGGCCCGGGACCAGGCGACGTGGTCGTAGCTATGCAGGGTGGGGTTGCTCTGGTAACCGGATGTTGATCATGTCGGTGACTGCAGCGGCGTAGGTGCTGGTGTTGGCTCCGATGGCGGTCGACCAGGCCACGCAGGTGGCGACGTTCAGGCCGGTCAGGCGTGCGAGCACGGCTGGGGGCAGCTGCTGGGTGAGGGCGTTGAGGGCGCCGGCCCGTGCTTGTCGTGGTGGGACGCCGGCCTTTTTCAGGCGCAGGTTGAGTGTCGTTGCGTTGAGGTGGTGACCGGCGCGGTAGCTGGGGAACAGCCACCGGTCGTCGCGTCCGCTGGTGAACATGCGCCGTGCGGTGCGATCGTCGGCGGCCTGCTGGGCGAAGGGGGCCAGCTCCAGTGGCAGCACCAGCGGGGCCGATCCCAGGTTGATCACCACGGCGTCGTTGCTGGTGGTGATCTGCTGGGGGCGTAGTCGTACGATCTGGGCTGCGCGCAGCCCGAAGATCAGCATGAGACCGGCAGCAAATTTGAGGTGGGCCTCGATGCTGGGGTCGGCGGTGATGCCGGCGATCAGCCGCCACCGTTCTGCATCGCTGATCGGATGCGGGTTGCGCCCGGCCGAGGGACGCACCGGGGCGCTGAGGGACTGGGTGTGGTCGTGGCGGCTGGTCCAGGCCAGGAAATGGTGCAACGGGGCGGGAGCCTGCGCCTGCCGGCGATCGATGTGGTGCTGGGAGAGGGCTTGCAGGCTCAGCCCTTGCTGCTGTGCCCAGGTGAGGAGTTCCAGGGCAACGGTGATCTCGTTACGGCGCCAGATGAGTTGAGCGGCGCGTACCGGGCTCGCGTCGGGTCGGTGTGCCGCGGCGCGTAGTTGGCGTAGGTGACGCCAGCGGACGTACTGGGTCAGGACGCGATGCTGGTCAGGGTCGGTGAGGGTGGCCAGGGCCTGGGTGGTCCATGCCTCGAACCGGGCCAGTGATTCATCGCGCCAGGGCAGCAGGCCGTGGTCGACCAGGAGCGAGCGGACCGGGCTGGTCTGTCGACGGCTTCCGGCGTCATCGAGGTGGGCGTGGGTGCGTAAGTGCTGGTGGCGTAGGAGTTCTCCCAGCAGGGTGCAGGCCAGGGTTCCGTGCTCGAATGCGTAGATGATCTTGCGGGCTGGGCCGGTGAGGCATGCCTGGCGCAGGCGTGCGATGGCTTCGTCGGTGGCGGCGAGGTCATCAGGGATCAGCTGGAGAATGATGTTCTCGGCGCGGCATCGCGGGCAGAGCTTGCCGACCAGGCGGGTCACCGTGGCGCAGCGGGAGCAGGGGCGGAAGGTCTCGGGCTGTTTGGGGTAGCAGGTCGGGCAGTACGGGCGCTGGTCGATGCGTCCGTTCACGATCCGATCGGCGCCGCAGCTGGTGCAGGTCTCGATGATCGGTGGTGTGCAGGCCCAGCACAGGTAGCCCTCCCCGCCGGGGTCGCGTTTGTGGCGCAGGCGGATTTCCCCACAGCTGCGACAGGGGTGGCGAGGGCTGGCGCACAGGTCGCAGACAGCGCGGGTCGTGCCGGCCCACCGGCAGTGGCGGCGGTTTCCGCAGATCGTGCAGACGTCCATCTGGGCCTGGCTGGTACAGGACAGGCAGATGGCCTGATCGGTGCCGGCGAATCGACAGGCGCCGATGGTGGCGCACCGGGTGCACCGATCCAGCTGCGCGGCCGTGCGGCAGGTGGAGCACAAGGGCCCCTGGCCTGCGCGTTCACCGTGGTAGGCGATGAGTCGCCAGGCGCCGCACCCGGAACAGTGCGCTTTCTGGTCGGGCAATTGATTGGTGCATCGCTGGCATAGCCGGGTTCCGTCGCTGAGGACGCGCTCGATGTTGGCCAGGTCCCCGCACATGCCGCAGGTGCGGGCGTGGGCTGCGCGGTAGCAGCGGCGGCAGGAGATCCGCCTCTGAAGGCGTTCGGTGAGGGTGCGCGTGCTGGGGCAGTGTCCGCAGGTGCGCTGCGGTAGCCGGGCGCCGTGCTCACGCAGCAGGTCGTAGAACGCCGCGAACAGGTTCGAGCCTGCTGCCGGATCCTCGAACCATGGCCCGCCATGGACCTGCAGTTCGAGCATGAGACGAACGTGACGATCAGCCGACACCGCGGCAAGGGCTGCGCCGATCTTGGCCGCGGCGATGCGCCGGTGCCGTCTGGTGGCAGCCACGATCGCCTCGGGTGCGGCGGGTTTCATGGTCCGCCAGCACTTCTTGCAGTAGTCGCAGCCGTCGGGGCCGGAT
This genomic interval from Kineosporia sp. NBRC 101731 contains the following:
- a CDS encoding cadmium resistance transporter codes for the protein MNLGIVGQAIGLFAVTNIDDILVLALFFGQGAGHPGAARSIAIGQYLGFAAILGAAGAAAFGATFLPESAIPYLGLVPLLLGLRAAWAAWTDRTGIQDDDSEPAQDPPRALEVAGVTFANGGDNIGVYVPVFATAGIGGMSVYTVVFLVLVAVWLAAGRYFATRPIVARALSRWGHILMPVVLVGIGLAILIEGGAFGL
- a CDS encoding VOC family protein, which translates into the protein MPGDRLAELGDTPGVHICAGCALWAARRASRLPDLHRLTHAVGHLARWRPGRQRGAGTVNSTIPILPSADLDRTIAFWQHLGFDVADRYDGYLVTHAGGVEIHFSRNHDAPAEGGPAQVFIHVHNAAALFARLTGEHVAGLEPLQDQDYGLREFVITDPDGNRIRIGSPLD
- a CDS encoding thioredoxin family protein, which codes for MLIQVVYFEGCPNWQITHRRLLTALEATGHAGVTVDLVAVGSPEAAAAAGFAGSPTVLVDGRDLFPDAAPVTELACRVYRSPQGLSGSPSPEVLVAALNDLPTAV
- a CDS encoding heavy metal translocating P-type ATPase: MSSHTEVPGSIGLSAVTDPVCGMSIDPSGPFVAQHDGGSYHFCSAHCQATFEADPDQYTGATSHDVRHRAPGPDLAAVNAAQAGEYTCPMHPEVRRSGPGACPICGMALEPVTVSADTGPSHELIDMTRRFWVGLVLALPVFALEMGRHLFDWVHDLIPATVSVWVQLVLATPVVLWCGWPFFVRGWASVRSRNLNMFTLIAMGTGVAWVYSVIATLAPGIFPASFRTAEDMSAAEAMSEMTSVGTVDVYFEAAAVITVLVLLGQVLELRAREQTSGAIKALLDLTPKTARRLTADGTDEEVALADVQIGDQLRVRPGEKVPVDGVVAEGRSVVDEALVTGESMPVTKTAGDTVIGGTINQSGALVMRAEKIGADTMLARIVAMVAQAQRSRAPIQRMADRVAGVFVPVVIAVAAAAFLVWALVGPDPRLAHALIVAVAVLIIACPCALGLATPMSIMVGVGRGAGLGVLIKNAEALERMEKVTTLVVDKTGTLTEGHPVLTSIVPAAGFEENEVLRLAAGVERASEHPLARAVLDAAGHRELVIPEVRDFDSPVGRGVQGLVEDRAVVLGSADFLTSHHIDTRGLDAHADELRADGGTVIYVGVDQALAGILAIADPVKASTPAALAALREEGIEVVMLTGDNRVTAEAVARRLGIDRVEAQVLPEHKSDIVRKLREEGRVVAMAGDGVNDAPALAAADVGLAMGSGTDVAIESAGVTLLGGDLLGIVRARHLSQKTMSNIRQNLMFAFVYNVAGIPIAAGVLYPTFGLLLSPIIAAAAMALSSVSVISNALRLRTQHI